In a genomic window of Anaerolineae bacterium:
- a CDS encoding ATP-binding protein yields MKPLFTPFPQRTDVKRRTRRWHNWFSLRRGTRILRWAGIVLVILASAILYRVHGPIDGLLFALCFGLLAAGYELWIARLETRAEALETRLHRQTTVLNDVSDGIVVLDQQYRVVMLNPAAGQLTGWAPEQAQGVPCREIFRCHNEREIALCYTESCPLQATSLAGEAQRHVVVFHRQDGQHPWVEMACSIVAEREGQPSFLCTLRDISESKKLEKLKSDFIASVSHELRSPLTIIYGYSQILERTLKDEELLYYATAISDESRHLSRLVEDLLDFSRIEAGRLRLNLEWCDLSQIILETVKIFEGYSQKHPIRLNLASSALPIRADPARIRQVLTNLLNNAIKYSPEGSPIEVTLTTGLASEKGQAEKTARVSVRDEGPGIAPEHHQRIFERFYRVNPSLAGGEGVGLGLAISKAIVEGHGGKIWVESEPGKGSTFYFTLPLPLPAVLISSEGEPDAELQEPDRPHPKATPISE; encoded by the coding sequence ATGAAACCCCTATTTACCCCATTTCCACAGAGAACGGATGTCAAAAGACGGACGCGAAGGTGGCACAATTGGTTTAGCCTGCGACGAGGGACTCGTATCCTGCGTTGGGCCGGCATTGTACTAGTGATCCTGGCCAGCGCGATCCTCTATCGGGTTCACGGACCTATAGATGGCCTTCTGTTCGCCCTCTGCTTCGGACTGCTCGCAGCGGGATATGAGCTGTGGATCGCCCGCCTTGAGACCAGGGCTGAAGCCCTTGAGACACGGCTGCATCGTCAGACCACGGTTCTAAATGACGTGAGCGATGGCATCGTGGTGTTGGATCAGCAATACCGCGTGGTGATGCTTAACCCTGCTGCCGGCCAGCTCACCGGCTGGGCACCAGAACAGGCTCAAGGGGTCCCCTGCCGTGAGATCTTCCGTTGCCATAATGAGCGGGAGATCGCTCTTTGCTACACGGAGTCTTGCCCTTTACAGGCTACCAGCCTTGCTGGTGAGGCACAGCGTCACGTGGTGGTGTTCCATCGGCAAGATGGTCAACACCCTTGGGTGGAGATGGCATGTTCTATCGTGGCCGAGCGCGAGGGTCAGCCCTCGTTTTTATGCACCCTTCGCGACATCTCTGAGTCAAAAAAGCTGGAAAAGCTTAAGTCTGACTTCATCGCCAGCGTGTCGCATGAGCTGCGATCACCATTGACGATCATTTATGGCTACAGCCAGATTTTGGAACGTACCCTTAAGGACGAAGAGTTACTTTACTACGCCACAGCCATCAGCGATGAGTCACGCCATCTGAGCAGGCTCGTGGAGGACTTGCTAGACTTCTCGCGTATTGAAGCCGGCCGCCTTCGCTTGAACCTGGAGTGGTGCGATCTCTCGCAGATCATCCTCGAAACGGTTAAGATATTTGAGGGATACTCCCAAAAGCACCCGATTCGCTTGAATCTCGCGTCAAGCGCTCTGCCCATCCGAGCTGATCCCGCCCGTATCCGGCAAGTGTTAACTAACCTCCTCAACAACGCGATCAAGTATTCACCCGAGGGAAGCCCTATTGAGGTGACTTTGACCACGGGGCTCGCCTCAGAGAAAGGGCAAGCGGAAAAGACAGCCCGCGTCAGCGTACGCGACGAGGGCCCAGGCATCGCCCCAGAACACCACCAACGCATCTTCGAACGGTTTTATCGGGTGAACCCCTCGCTGGCGGGCGGGGAGGGGGTGGGATTAGGATTGGCTATCAGTAAGGCCATTGTGGAAGGCCATGGAGGAAAGATCTGGGTTGAGAGCGAGCCGGGAAAAGGCAGCACTTTTTACTTCACCTTGCCGCTGCCCTTGCCGGCAGTCCTGATTTCGTCGGAAGGGGAACCCGACGCTGAATTACAGGAGCCCGATAGGCCTCATCCAAAAGCTACACCCATCTCCGAGTAA
- a CDS encoding flagellar hook protein FlgE: protein MLRSMISAASALRFHQTFMDVVANNIANVNTTAFKSSRVSFQEMMNQVISSGTGPDLAAGRGGINPVQIGLGMTLGGVDTLFTQGGLQSTGRTSDLAIQGEGFFIFQGPNNRQLYSRDGTLDIATDGRLVNPHTGLPILGWQADANGNIDPTTPLTVITIGLGSTVTANPTSSVVFRGNLRSSAPIGPDSQTRVTFEVYDSMGTSHYITLTFEKTANNTWSITPSENDPDMAITSPLPANLVFDAQGNVASGGTPSLTITLSNGANTPQTINLDLTSLTQLADLSEVRAVSQDGNAAGALVGFDVATSGIVMGVYSNGLRQAVGQIALATFRNPAGLIKEGQNLYSESANTGARTVGVAGTGERGQINAGYLEMSNVDLATQFTDMIRAQRGFQANSRVISASDQMLQELVNIVR, encoded by the coding sequence ATGTTGCGATCTATGATTTCAGCAGCTTCGGCTTTGCGGTTCCATCAGACGTTTATGGACGTGGTGGCGAACAATATTGCCAACGTCAACACCACTGCGTTCAAGAGCAGTCGCGTCTCGTTCCAGGAGATGATGAATCAGGTCATCAGCAGTGGGACGGGGCCCGACCTAGCGGCAGGCCGCGGAGGCATCAACCCGGTGCAGATCGGCCTCGGCATGACGCTAGGAGGGGTGGATACCCTGTTCACCCAGGGCGGGCTACAGTCCACTGGTCGCACCAGTGATCTGGCCATTCAGGGCGAGGGTTTCTTCATCTTTCAGGGGCCCAACAACCGACAGCTTTACTCGCGCGATGGGACTCTGGACATCGCCACCGACGGCAGGCTGGTGAACCCACACACCGGGTTGCCCATCCTCGGCTGGCAAGCGGATGCCAACGGCAATATAGACCCTACGACGCCCCTGACGGTGATCACGATTGGGCTGGGCAGCACGGTGACGGCGAATCCAACGTCCAGCGTCGTCTTCCGTGGCAACCTCAGGTCGTCTGCGCCAATAGGCCCTGACTCGCAGACCCGCGTCACTTTCGAGGTGTACGATTCGATGGGGACTAGCCATTACATCACGCTTACCTTCGAGAAAACGGCCAATAACACGTGGAGCATCACCCCTAGTGAGAACGACCCCGACATGGCGATCACCTCCCCACTTCCTGCAAACTTGGTGTTCGACGCGCAGGGGAACGTTGCATCTGGAGGAACCCCTAGCCTGACGATCACTCTGTCTAATGGGGCGAACACTCCGCAGACCATCAATCTGGACCTTACCTCGTTAACTCAACTGGCCGACTTGAGCGAGGTGAGGGCGGTTTCCCAAGACGGGAACGCAGCCGGTGCGCTCGTCGGCTTTGACGTGGCCACAAGCGGGATTGTGATGGGGGTTTACTCCAACGGACTGCGCCAAGCTGTGGGACAAATCGCCCTGGCCACCTTCCGTAACCCAGCCGGCCTTATCAAGGAGGGGCAAAACCTGTACTCCGAGTCTGCCAACACCGGCGCGCGTACGGTAGGGGTCGCTGGCACTGGGGAGCGTGGCCAGATCAACGCCGGCTACCTAGAGATGTCCAACGTGGATTTGGCGACCCAGTTTACCGACATGATTCGAGCTCAGCGCGGGTTCCAGGCCAATTCGCGGGTCATCTCTGCTTCGGACCAAATGCTGCAGGAGCTGGTGAACATCGTCCGTTAA
- a CDS encoding chemotaxis protein CheD — protein MAYRSIVKEKVAGGSYEESRAVAVGLGEMVVSRRSDCVLVAYGLGSCIGLAAYDPVESIGGLLHAVLPRHRDNDVNPAKFVDTGIPALIAEMERQGAKASRLRWYAAGGAQMLTTSSFQGMFNIGQQNLETMQRVLAQYGFVLSGASLGGHVGRTLKLYLPDGRVTVRFAGQEEEELSRT, from the coding sequence ATGGCCTACCGCTCTATAGTTAAGGAGAAGGTGGCCGGAGGAAGCTATGAAGAGAGCCGTGCAGTTGCCGTGGGTTTAGGGGAGATGGTGGTATCGCGGCGATCTGATTGTGTTCTGGTGGCTTACGGCTTGGGCTCTTGTATCGGGCTGGCTGCATATGACCCAGTGGAATCCATCGGGGGGCTCTTGCATGCGGTGTTGCCCAGACATCGCGATAACGATGTGAACCCAGCGAAGTTTGTGGATACTGGCATACCGGCTTTGATCGCTGAGATGGAGCGTCAAGGCGCTAAGGCATCCCGCCTTCGGTGGTATGCGGCAGGTGGCGCTCAGATGTTGACGACCTCTAGCTTCCAGGGGATGTTCAACATCGGTCAGCAGAATCTGGAGACAATGCAGAGGGTCCTGGCACAATACGGGTTTGTGTTAAGTGGAGCCTCCTTAGGGGGGCACGTGGGGCGCACGCTAAAGCTGTATTTGCCGGATGGCCGGGTGACCGTTCGCTTCGCTGGCCAAGAGGAGGAAGAGTTATCCAGAACTTGA
- a CDS encoding chemotaxis protein CheC, with translation MKAKCPLDRVFEVVTGHGAVMAMERLSTLVGRPIHMSVPRVSKVPIRDIAERVGGPEELVVAVYLLAFGDLTGHIMLILPHAAALRLVDMLMELPEGTTQQLTPLEESALGEVGNISACLLLNFIAAALGIEARPSPPAVMVDMAGAVLDTVVSSLYEDQDELLLLETIFHGPDRQVQIYFWIIPDNRTAHVGAGGNGDGLPLYS, from the coding sequence GTGAAGGCGAAGTGTCCGTTGGATCGCGTGTTCGAAGTAGTCACTGGGCATGGGGCTGTGATGGCAATGGAGAGATTATCCACGCTAGTGGGGCGTCCGATCCATATGAGCGTTCCTCGAGTCAGCAAAGTTCCCATTCGTGATATTGCAGAGCGGGTGGGGGGACCAGAAGAGCTGGTGGTAGCCGTGTATCTTTTGGCTTTCGGAGACCTCACAGGGCACATCATGCTGATTTTGCCCCACGCTGCGGCTCTGCGTCTGGTGGACATGCTAATGGAGCTGCCTGAGGGGACGACCCAGCAGCTTACGCCCTTGGAAGAGTCCGCGCTGGGCGAGGTGGGGAACATCTCCGCCTGCTTATTGCTCAACTTCATTGCGGCGGCTTTGGGGATCGAAGCGCGTCCATCCCCACCGGCTGTGATGGTGGATATGGCCGGCGCTGTGCTGGATACCGTGGTAAGCAGCCTATATGAAGATCAAGATGAGCTGTTGTTATTAGAGACCATCTTCCACGGCCCAGATCGGCAGGTGCAGATCTATTTCTGGATCATCCCCGATAACAGGACGGCGCACGTTGGCGCTGGAGGCAATGGAGATGGCCTACCGCTCTATAGTTAA
- a CDS encoding DUF5107 domain-containing protein: MPRLNPLYRLIGLLVLLTLVAGWTWPRLADAQDVGPLPLSAYPRPPQDNGLGIHWSTNIYGQSREIVDYFVAEMVAMGIKWVKFLNDGTEGRHNEYLIEQLVAHGMMPVMRIYQKCNKPLDLGSLRRLVQHYRPKGVFYYELYNEPELEGEAGGWCHGERPDPERMADMWVPAARVVQEEGGFPSLPSMFPPSTKDPNWQNSFFIRFLRRIKDTGNTSVLYRSWGAIHNYFLNHPLRYPYDEANLKGTPLRPEEISRYGLSPAEVEAINRARAIARRPRAEGGYYVGSTIDEDNSCFLQFLAYRNRFYEIFGFEIPLISTEGGATVGSSEDPRYPRVTPAIQAEMTIQALEYMLDEAPPYYFAFTTWLLAERAMDHFNPTWESWAWYKNREGDHLPVVDALKSHPRRGQARRFQPGAVLWNQPAQPPAVATPLVFVQPTAPTAAVQPRATPVGTAPLPLSAYPRPARDNGWGIHWPPVLFSQPPDVVDRLLSEVEALGLRWIKLIQADEPKLQHTYLIDQLVRRDIMPVLRVYRPWNEPYQHLSTIVREGLAHGVFYYELYNEPNIAGEAGGWRPGEAISVARIADLWIPAAREIAALGGYPGLPTLAPGGSYDDMRFLDEFLGLLQQRGALDTLHRAWVPLHNYFFNHPLDYPEDPVNRLSVPLTPVEIHERGLSAAEVAAINHARQIARWPRSQGGYYVGDTIDEDSNGFRKFEAYRNIVYRRLGRELPIITTEGGAIVGSQEDPRYPRVTELDVAQRTRAAFQYMIDQAPAYYFAFMPWLLANLDGGGGDAAWESAAWYPVGGRPRPVVEAIKELAAQGRTRCYLPVSPSEALSPTASPWASPPATQLKPEMVFVPPTPKPQPSSPAVAPAPTYGSTISAQLSPPAIAPVVREVYLLIPTYPYEQALVPTTPDDPIYPYPRLDFNQLGPPVPRTYRAVILENSYLRLVLLPELGGRIYQWMDKASGRPLLYQNPVIKPTRWGYRGWWIGAGGLEWAFPVEEHGFHEYQPWDYQIRADGRQAAVTLTRVDERTGLRAEVAVSLDAVHAYFTISPRLVNPTSSPQRYQFWLNAMLAPSGNSVSHDTQFVWPSDTLVVHSSSDPAFPAGEQMRWPMAGGRNLRAYAEWPDYLGFFTIPQRNFMGVYDGTTGMGIVRLFPAQVARGAKFFAGPGLDPRLWTDDESRYLELWGGVTPDFNTYAELPPGQAVGWTERWYATGRIGPVVWASDKLALGLGLEADKVIFGLTATSNVRGRLQLWQDEVLVSQGPVDLSAGRSWTASWRTERPTEHRWHVQLLDEQGHVIARAGTDGSTAVTSLSPVVMTPMPSSASTPLLPQQPVWDPRLNDLGVRLVSASPVAGQPIWRLIEARWESPEEAGGLHHVFIRLLDEEGRPVIGQRVQLLWGDGSAETQTDEAGANFPLYGPLGEYSVQVAGISDRVVGLGLPQKRHVNYRLTFQRMTTGR, translated from the coding sequence ATGCCCCGTCTCAATCCGCTATACAGGTTGATCGGCTTGCTAGTGCTGTTGACGCTAGTGGCGGGCTGGACGTGGCCTAGGCTGGCCGATGCCCAGGATGTGGGGCCGCTGCCCCTAAGCGCATATCCACGCCCGCCTCAGGACAACGGCCTGGGTATCCACTGGAGCACGAATATTTACGGCCAGTCGCGCGAGATCGTGGATTACTTCGTGGCCGAGATGGTGGCGATGGGCATTAAGTGGGTCAAGTTTCTCAATGATGGCACTGAGGGCCGGCATAATGAGTATTTGATCGAGCAGCTTGTAGCTCACGGCATGATGCCCGTGATGCGCATTTACCAGAAATGTAATAAACCCTTAGATCTGGGCTCGCTGCGTCGGTTGGTGCAGCACTATCGCCCTAAGGGTGTCTTCTATTACGAGCTCTACAATGAGCCAGAATTGGAAGGGGAAGCCGGTGGTTGGTGCCATGGGGAGCGGCCCGATCCCGAACGTATGGCTGACATGTGGGTACCGGCTGCGCGTGTAGTCCAAGAAGAGGGTGGCTTCCCCTCTTTGCCCTCCATGTTCCCGCCGTCTACCAAGGACCCCAATTGGCAGAACAGCTTCTTTATCCGCTTTCTGCGCCGAATCAAGGACACTGGCAACACCAGTGTGCTGTACCGATCATGGGGAGCTATTCACAATTATTTCCTGAACCATCCTCTACGTTATCCATATGACGAGGCCAATCTGAAAGGCACGCCATTACGGCCGGAGGAGATCAGCCGGTATGGCCTGTCGCCGGCAGAGGTAGAGGCGATCAACCGAGCACGGGCTATCGCCCGACGGCCTCGCGCCGAGGGAGGGTATTACGTCGGCAGCACGATTGACGAAGACAACTCATGCTTTCTCCAGTTTCTAGCCTATCGGAACCGCTTTTACGAGATCTTCGGATTCGAGATCCCGCTGATCAGCACCGAAGGTGGGGCTACCGTCGGCTCCAGCGAAGATCCGCGATATCCTCGCGTAACTCCAGCCATTCAAGCCGAGATGACCATTCAAGCCTTGGAGTACATGCTAGATGAGGCCCCACCGTACTACTTCGCCTTTACCACTTGGCTGCTTGCCGAACGGGCGATGGATCATTTCAACCCCACTTGGGAGTCGTGGGCCTGGTACAAGAACCGGGAAGGGGATCACCTTCCGGTGGTGGACGCGCTGAAATCGCATCCGCGGCGCGGTCAGGCGCGCCGCTTTCAGCCTGGGGCTGTCCTTTGGAACCAGCCAGCGCAGCCGCCGGCTGTAGCGACCCCTCTGGTCTTCGTTCAGCCAACTGCGCCGACAGCAGCCGTTCAGCCGCGAGCTACCCCTGTAGGAACCGCACCGTTGCCTTTGAGTGCATATCCGCGCCCTGCTCGCGATAATGGCTGGGGTATTCATTGGCCACCTGTCCTTTTCAGCCAGCCGCCTGATGTGGTGGATCGCCTACTCTCCGAGGTGGAAGCCTTGGGACTACGCTGGATCAAGCTGATCCAGGCTGACGAGCCCAAGCTCCAGCACACGTATCTGATTGATCAGCTTGTGCGACGGGATATCATGCCAGTGCTGCGCGTCTACCGGCCATGGAATGAACCCTATCAGCATCTGTCCACTATCGTGCGTGAGGGACTAGCCCACGGGGTGTTCTATTATGAACTGTACAATGAGCCGAACATCGCCGGAGAGGCCGGCGGCTGGCGGCCGGGAGAGGCGATCAGCGTTGCTCGGATCGCCGACCTGTGGATCCCTGCAGCCAGGGAAATCGCTGCGCTGGGGGGGTATCCAGGGCTGCCGACTTTGGCCCCTGGTGGCTCCTACGATGACATGCGCTTCCTCGACGAATTCCTTGGCCTCTTGCAACAGAGGGGGGCATTGGATACCCTTCATCGAGCCTGGGTCCCCTTGCACAACTATTTCTTTAACCATCCCTTGGACTACCCGGAAGACCCCGTCAACCGATTGAGCGTGCCGCTCACGCCTGTTGAGATCCACGAGCGTGGGCTGAGCGCGGCCGAGGTTGCTGCCATCAATCATGCTCGGCAAATCGCCCGTTGGCCGCGTTCTCAAGGCGGCTACTATGTCGGCGACACAATAGACGAGGACTCCAATGGCTTTCGTAAGTTCGAAGCTTACCGCAATATTGTCTACCGACGGCTAGGCCGGGAGCTGCCCATCATCACTACCGAGGGTGGCGCAATCGTCGGATCCCAGGAGGACCCGCGCTACCCACGAGTGACCGAGCTCGATGTAGCCCAGCGCACACGTGCCGCTTTCCAGTACATGATAGACCAGGCACCGGCATATTACTTCGCCTTCATGCCATGGCTGTTGGCGAACCTGGACGGTGGAGGCGGTGACGCTGCATGGGAGTCGGCTGCCTGGTATCCTGTCGGAGGGCGGCCTCGTCCAGTGGTAGAAGCGATCAAGGAGCTCGCTGCGCAGGGGCGCACGCGCTGCTATCTTCCTGTGTCTCCGAGCGAGGCCCTATCGCCTACGGCTAGCCCATGGGCTTCTCCGCCAGCTACACAGTTGAAGCCGGAGATGGTGTTCGTGCCTCCTACACCGAAGCCTCAGCCGAGCTCGCCAGCGGTTGCCCCCGCGCCGACATATGGTTCTACGATCTCGGCGCAGCTATCACCACCAGCGATAGCTCCTGTGGTCCGCGAGGTATATCTGTTGATCCCGACCTATCCCTATGAACAGGCCCTGGTGCCGACAACGCCCGATGATCCGATCTATCCATATCCGCGGCTGGATTTCAACCAGTTGGGGCCCCCGGTGCCGCGAACCTACCGTGCAGTGATCCTGGAGAACAGTTACCTCCGGCTAGTCTTGCTGCCGGAGTTGGGAGGACGGATTTACCAATGGATGGATAAAGCCTCTGGGCGACCGTTGTTGTATCAGAACCCGGTAATCAAGCCGACCCGCTGGGGATATCGCGGTTGGTGGATCGGAGCGGGTGGCCTGGAGTGGGCCTTTCCCGTCGAGGAACATGGCTTTCATGAGTATCAGCCATGGGACTATCAAATTCGCGCTGATGGGCGACAAGCCGCCGTGACGCTGACCCGCGTCGATGAGCGAACTGGGTTGCGTGCCGAGGTCGCCGTCTCTCTCGATGCAGTTCACGCTTACTTCACCATATCGCCCAGGCTGGTGAACCCGACCAGTAGCCCTCAGCGGTATCAATTCTGGCTCAACGCAATGTTGGCTCCGAGCGGTAACTCGGTCTCCCATGATACACAGTTTGTCTGGCCCTCTGATACGCTGGTGGTCCATTCCAGCTCCGATCCGGCTTTTCCAGCTGGCGAGCAGATGAGATGGCCGATGGCTGGAGGCCGCAATCTGCGCGCATATGCGGAGTGGCCGGACTACTTGGGTTTCTTCACCATACCTCAGCGCAACTTTATGGGGGTGTACGATGGCACTACAGGGATGGGCATAGTGCGCCTCTTCCCGGCTCAGGTAGCGCGCGGGGCCAAATTCTTCGCTGGGCCTGGGCTCGATCCGCGTCTGTGGACGGACGATGAGAGCAGGTATCTGGAATTGTGGGGTGGGGTGACCCCTGACTTCAACACCTATGCTGAGCTGCCGCCCGGTCAGGCCGTGGGATGGACAGAGCGATGGTATGCCACGGGGAGGATCGGCCCGGTGGTTTGGGCGTCGGACAAGCTGGCCCTAGGGCTGGGCCTGGAAGCTGATAAGGTGATTTTCGGGTTGACAGCAACTTCAAACGTTCGAGGTCGACTTCAGTTATGGCAGGACGAAGTCCTGGTGAGTCAAGGGCCGGTAGATTTAAGCGCGGGGAGAAGCTGGACGGCTTCCTGGCGGACAGAGCGGCCAACAGAGCACCGCTGGCATGTGCAACTGCTGGATGAGCAGGGTCACGTCATCGCCCGCGCCGGGACAGATGGCTCGACTGCGGTTACCTCTCTATCTCCGGTGGTTATGACCCCAATGCCTTCCTCGGCCTCTACCCCGTTATTGCCGCAGCAACCTGTGTGGGATCCTCGGTTAAATGACCTCGGCGTGCGCCTGGTGTCGGCCTCGCCCGTGGCGGGTCAGCCCATCTGGCGGCTGATAGAGGCGCGCTGGGAGAGCCCAGAGGAAGCCGGCGGCCTACATCACGTGTTCATCCGGCTCCTAGACGAGGAGGGCCGTCCCGTCATTGGGCAGCGTGTTCAGCTGTTATGGGGCGATGGTTCAGCAGAGACACAAACAGACGAGGCAGGGGCCAATTTCCCGCTCTATGGCCCGCTGGGGGAGTACAGCGTGCAGGTAGCCGGGATCAGCGATCGCGTGGTAGGGCTGGGATTGCCGCAAAAGCGCCACGTCAACTATCGGTTGACCTTTCAGCGGATGACAACTGGACGGTAA
- a CDS encoding response regulator, translated as MPKVLVVDDAQFMRMRCARLLSENGFEVLEAQNGAEAVRVYQAHRPDVVLMDITMPEMDGLTALRQIRCHDPEARVVMLTALGQQGIVIEAIKSGARDFIVKPFDTERVLSAVRKMLT; from the coding sequence ATGCCCAAAGTGCTGGTGGTGGATGACGCCCAGTTCATGCGTATGCGATGTGCGCGCCTGCTGTCAGAAAACGGCTTTGAGGTGTTAGAGGCTCAGAACGGCGCAGAAGCTGTGCGCGTCTATCAGGCGCACCGCCCTGATGTCGTGTTGATGGACATCACCATGCCCGAGATGGATGGGCTGACGGCACTCCGTCAAATCCGCTGTCACGATCCAGAGGCGCGCGTAGTCATGTTGACCGCGTTAGGTCAACAAGGGATTGTCATCGAAGCCATCAAGTCGGGCGCCCGCGATTTCATCGTCAAGCCGTTTGATACCGAACGCGTGTTGAGCGCTGTGCGCAAGATGCTGACATAG
- a CDS encoding chemotaxis protein CheA translates to MQLQFDLTPEETEIFLQEAEEHLTRLDDCLVQLEKTEADQAVMQEIFRSAHTLKGSAGAIGHTSLAALTHEMETVLDRLRRGTVPVSPDLVDTLFAALDAIRALVGEVKTRQSSGVACEELVAKLRAYCQGEPGQPQVAAGHTLPWRLPEEATAIADQRMAAGESVWMVGVEIAADSVAPGGRALQVLLALEQAAQVLWSHPRVEELDDAWSQHQVQALVTGADPTQLEQLLNTISEVRCLIAPYTSERETRPMQKPLTGAEDVLKRTTSSMAADSLPSDGKTRWVRTSVERLDKLMNLVGELVTDRNRLFQVRAQMTTGGDWEELLGQLGEALSHLSWITDQLQDEVMRARMVPVAQVFNKFPRMVRELARELGKQVELVIEGQDTELDRSVIEWIGDPLVHLIRNAVDHGIEPPAERTRAGKPPIGRIYLSARSEEHHILVTVEDDGRGIDPDEIRRVAVERGLLDRESAQRLSDGEALELIFAPGFSTARQVTELSGRGVGMDVVRTNVERLNGSVRVSSQRGRGTLFELRLPLTLAIMPALLVSVRGQTYAIPLTSVMSTLRIRPDQVASVLHQGVMVLRDRVLPLLWLEDYFGWRNGHHSATYYVVAIRWGEAQIGLVVDGLLGQQEVVVKPLGHQMGDVPGVAGGTIMGDGRVALILDVSGLVQTTLRERRRTSLN, encoded by the coding sequence ATGCAACTCCAGTTCGACTTGACCCCAGAAGAGACCGAGATTTTCCTGCAGGAAGCGGAGGAACACCTCACCCGTCTAGACGATTGCTTGGTCCAGCTCGAGAAAACCGAGGCGGACCAGGCAGTAATGCAGGAGATCTTTCGCAGCGCTCACACACTAAAGGGCAGCGCTGGAGCGATCGGACATACCTCGCTGGCTGCGCTGACCCATGAGATGGAAACTGTGCTGGATCGCTTACGTCGGGGAACCGTACCGGTTAGCCCAGACCTTGTGGACACCCTGTTTGCTGCCCTAGATGCGATCCGGGCCCTGGTCGGCGAAGTCAAGACCCGGCAGAGCAGCGGCGTCGCGTGCGAGGAGCTGGTGGCCAAGTTGAGGGCTTATTGCCAAGGAGAGCCTGGCCAACCTCAAGTGGCTGCAGGCCACACGCTACCATGGAGATTGCCAGAAGAGGCCACAGCGATCGCAGATCAGCGAATGGCCGCGGGCGAGTCTGTGTGGATGGTCGGGGTGGAGATCGCAGCGGATAGCGTAGCCCCCGGCGGACGTGCCTTACAAGTGCTGCTGGCCCTGGAGCAGGCCGCCCAGGTGCTTTGGAGCCACCCTCGAGTAGAGGAGTTAGATGACGCTTGGTCGCAACACCAAGTCCAAGCCTTGGTGACGGGTGCGGATCCAACTCAACTGGAGCAATTGTTGAACACCATCTCGGAAGTCCGATGCCTGATAGCGCCTTACACCAGCGAGCGGGAGACGCGCCCCATGCAAAAGCCCTTGACAGGGGCGGAAGACGTGCTGAAGCGAACGACGAGCTCTATGGCAGCAGACTCGCTGCCGTCTGATGGGAAAACCCGTTGGGTTCGTACTAGCGTCGAACGGCTGGACAAGCTCATGAACCTCGTCGGCGAGCTGGTGACCGATCGCAATCGCCTCTTCCAAGTCCGAGCGCAGATGACGACGGGAGGAGATTGGGAGGAACTCCTGGGACAGCTCGGAGAGGCCCTCTCCCACCTCTCGTGGATTACCGACCAATTGCAGGATGAAGTCATGCGGGCACGCATGGTGCCGGTGGCTCAGGTCTTCAATAAGTTCCCGCGTATGGTCCGAGAGCTGGCGCGTGAGCTCGGCAAACAGGTGGAGCTGGTCATCGAGGGGCAAGATACCGAGTTGGATCGCTCGGTGATCGAGTGGATCGGCGATCCACTGGTCCATCTGATCCGCAACGCGGTGGATCATGGGATTGAACCGCCGGCAGAGCGAACAAGGGCCGGCAAACCGCCGATCGGGCGGATTTACCTATCAGCCCGCTCCGAGGAGCACCACATCCTCGTCACTGTAGAAGACGACGGACGTGGAATAGACCCAGACGAAATTCGTCGAGTGGCCGTCGAGCGAGGATTGCTCGACCGGGAATCGGCACAGCGCCTATCCGACGGCGAGGCATTGGAATTGATCTTCGCCCCCGGTTTCAGCACCGCCCGACAGGTGACAGAGCTCTCGGGGCGCGGGGTAGGCATGGACGTGGTCCGCACGAACGTGGAGCGGCTCAATGGCTCTGTGCGGGTGAGCAGCCAACGGGGACGCGGGACCCTATTTGAGCTGCGGTTGCCGTTGACTCTAGCCATTATGCCGGCCCTCCTGGTATCGGTTCGGGGGCAGACCTACGCGATCCCGTTGACTTCCGTGATGAGCACCTTAAGGATCCGGCCAGATCAGGTGGCCAGTGTACTGCATCAAGGGGTGATGGTTCTGCGTGACCGAGTGTTGCCTTTGCTGTGGCTGGAAGACTACTTTGGTTGGCGCAATGGTCATCACAGCGCCACCTATTATGTGGTTGCGATTCGGTGGGGAGAAGCTCAGATAGGGCTAGTAGTGGATGGCCTGTTAGGGCAGCAAGAAGTGGTGGTCAAGCCTCTTGGCCACCAGATGGGCGACGTGCCGGGCGTGGCTGGAGGCACCATCATGGGCGATGGGCGTGTGGCGCTCATCTTGGACGTCTCGGGCTTGGTACAGACTACGTTACGCGAGCGTCGGCGCACATCGCTGAACTGA